In Streptomyces asoensis, a single genomic region encodes these proteins:
- a CDS encoding ferredoxin: protein MSGAEVELETDRCVASGQCVVAAGQVFDQDDDGIAVLLAERPAPEHLDDVREAVAVCPAAAIRLLER, encoded by the coding sequence ATGAGTGGTGCCGAGGTGGAGCTGGAGACCGACAGGTGCGTCGCCTCCGGGCAGTGTGTGGTGGCGGCCGGACAGGTCTTCGACCAGGACGACGACGGCATCGCGGTGCTGCTGGCGGAGCGGCCCGCGCCCGAACACCTCGACGACGTCCGCGAGGCCGTCGCGGTCTGCCCGGCCGCGGCGATCCGGCTGCTCGAACGGTGA
- a CDS encoding MarR family winged helix-turn-helix transcriptional regulator, which yields MSTEPPEPSPLPSAAAPEVIEIERALTRITYLSTRARQHDRLMTLAGVPLDRAAVALLRQVADSEPLRPGELAQRLGVEASHVTRTVQQLQKSGHVTRVPDPDDGRAQRIELTGAGRAAVDRIRDAGARGMQLALADWSPQELGQLAALFHRMVDDFLSYSVEDETEQPAAAPRG from the coding sequence ATGTCCACCGAACCGCCCGAACCGTCCCCGCTGCCCTCCGCCGCGGCTCCGGAAGTGATCGAGATCGAGCGCGCGCTCACGCGGATCACGTACCTGAGCACCCGCGCCCGTCAGCACGACCGGCTGATGACGCTGGCGGGCGTCCCGCTGGACCGCGCCGCCGTGGCCCTGCTGCGGCAGGTCGCGGACTCCGAGCCGCTGCGGCCGGGGGAACTGGCGCAGCGGCTGGGCGTGGAGGCGTCCCATGTGACCCGCACGGTGCAGCAGCTCCAGAAGTCCGGCCATGTCACCCGGGTCCCCGACCCCGACGACGGCCGGGCCCAGCGCATCGAGCTCACCGGGGCCGGCCGCGCGGCCGTAGACCGCATCCGCGACGCGGGCGCCCGGGGGATGCAGCTCGCCCTGGCCGACTGGTCCCCGCAGGAGCTGGGTCAGCTGGCCGCGCTGTTCCACCGCATGGTGGACGACTTCCTCTCCTACTCCGTCGAGGACGAGACCGAGCAGCCGGCCGCGGCCCCCCGGGGCTGA
- a CDS encoding NAD(P)/FAD-dependent oxidoreductase has translation MNRIVVVGASAAGLAAAETLRREGYEGTLTLVGDEPHAPYDRPPLSKQVLAAEWERDRLPLRRPGELAALGLDLRLGTAATGLDTARRRVRMADGGDVPYDGLILATGVRPRRLPGGGAHVLRTLEDALALRERLAPGRHLVVVGAGFLGAEAAAVARGLGVQVTLLEPAAVPLAHAVGEEIGRVLSRAHADRGVRLRCGVTVTEATGGGVRLADGGAVEADEVLVAVGSAPNTEWLAGSGLTVADGVVCDAYLEAAPGVYAAGDVARWLHPLSGTSLRIEHRTNATGQGMAAARNLLRPEARRPFAAVPYFWSDQYGMRIQAHGFLRGHDEVAVVEGALDDRRFVAAYRTGDRVGGVLAVAMPPAAVQRWRQAVAHRAPWGEHVRVTV, from the coding sequence GTGAACCGGATCGTGGTCGTCGGAGCCTCGGCCGCCGGACTCGCGGCGGCCGAGACGCTCCGGCGCGAGGGCTACGAGGGGACGCTGACGCTCGTCGGCGACGAACCGCACGCTCCCTACGACCGGCCGCCGCTGTCCAAGCAGGTCCTCGCCGCCGAGTGGGAGCGGGACCGGCTCCCGCTGCGCCGCCCCGGCGAGCTCGCCGCCCTCGGCCTCGACCTGCGCCTCGGCACCGCGGCGACCGGCCTCGACACCGCCCGCCGACGCGTACGCATGGCGGACGGCGGCGACGTGCCGTACGACGGCCTGATCCTGGCCACCGGTGTCCGGCCGCGCCGGCTGCCGGGCGGCGGCGCGCATGTGCTGCGCACCCTGGAGGACGCGCTCGCCCTGCGCGAGCGCCTCGCCCCGGGACGGCACCTGGTCGTCGTCGGCGCGGGCTTCCTCGGCGCGGAGGCCGCCGCGGTGGCCCGCGGCCTGGGGGTGCAGGTCACCTTGCTGGAACCGGCGGCCGTGCCGCTGGCCCACGCGGTCGGCGAGGAGATCGGACGGGTGCTGTCGCGGGCGCACGCCGATCGGGGGGTACGGCTGCGCTGCGGGGTCACCGTGACCGAGGCGACCGGCGGCGGTGTACGGCTCGCCGATGGCGGGGCCGTCGAGGCCGACGAGGTGCTGGTCGCGGTCGGGTCGGCGCCCAACACCGAGTGGCTGGCCGGCAGCGGTCTGACGGTGGCCGACGGGGTGGTGTGCGACGCGTACCTGGAGGCCGCGCCGGGCGTGTACGCCGCCGGGGACGTGGCCCGCTGGCTCCACCCGCTGTCCGGCACGTCCCTGCGGATCGAACACCGCACCAACGCCACCGGGCAGGGGATGGCCGCCGCCCGCAATCTGCTGCGCCCCGAGGCCCGCCGGCCGTTCGCGGCCGTGCCGTACTTCTGGTCCGACCAGTACGGCATGAGGATCCAGGCCCACGGGTTCCTGCGCGGCCACGACGAGGTCGCGGTCGTCGAGGGCGCCCTCGACGACCGGCGGTTCGTGGCCGCCTACCGCACCGGCGACCGGGTGGGCGGCGTGCTCGCCGTGGCCATGCCGCCCGCGGCGGTCCAGCGGTGGCGGCAGGCGGTCGCACACCGCGCGCCCTGGGGAGAGCACGTGCGGGTGACGGTGTGA
- a CDS encoding peroxiredoxin yields the protein MTRILTAGDLVEDFSLPDETGTVRSLTELLADGPVVLFFYPAALTGGCTAEACHFRDLAAEFAAVGARPVGISGDSVDRQQEFTGKHVLGMPLLSDVDGSVRERFGVKRGFSLAPTKRVTFVIGQDRTVWEVVRSELRMNTHADRALEVLRARGA from the coding sequence GTGACCAGGATCCTGACAGCCGGTGACCTCGTCGAGGACTTCTCGCTGCCGGACGAGACGGGCACGGTCCGCAGCCTCACGGAGCTGCTCGCGGACGGGCCGGTGGTCCTCTTCTTCTACCCCGCCGCCCTGACCGGGGGCTGCACGGCCGAGGCCTGTCACTTCCGTGACCTGGCGGCCGAGTTCGCCGCCGTGGGCGCCCGCCCGGTCGGGATCAGCGGGGACTCCGTCGACCGCCAGCAGGAATTCACCGGAAAGCACGTGCTCGGCATGCCGCTCCTGTCGGACGTCGACGGATCGGTGCGGGAGCGCTTCGGCGTGAAGCGCGGCTTCTCGCTGGCGCCCACCAAGCGGGTCACCTTCGTCATCGGGCAGGACCGCACCGTCTGGGAGGTCGTGCGCAGCGAGCTGCGGATGAACACGCACGCCGACCGTGCCCTCGAGGTGCTGCGCGCCCGCGGCGCCTGA